TAACGTATTTGCAAATCGCTCGTAACAGCAGCCTTTTCCTCTTTAGCCATTACCTTATTGATCAGAGACCCCATCGTGTTATCAATTAATGTGGCCGTAACACCACCATGCACAATCTTGAGGGAGTTATGCATATATGGAGTGATCGGAATCTCAAATTGATAGGTTCTTTCATCAATAAAGGCTCCTTGTAATCCTAAGAAACCAGATAGATAGGCACTATTTCGCTCCCGCTTCTGCTTAATTGCTTGTAGGGCTAAACGAAGAATTTCACGTTCCTCATCGGTTCCCTCCATCATAATTTGTTGCCACTCCTCTTGCATCTAATAAAGCCCCCTTTACTATCCTGACATATTGGTATAGGCAATGACCTTCTACGATCATACATAAAAAGCAGTAGAAACAAAAGCAGGCATGTCCAAATGTGGCATTCCTATCCCTGAATAGAAAAACAGGCAATCTCTGTTCCGAAAATGCCTCGGATCAAGACCGCCTATCTGAGATAGCTAGAGTATAGTTTGTAATGTAATTCCGAAATTCATACAAGGTTATAATTTTAACTCCTGCACCTGCGGATTCGTGCTTGAAATCGAGGCAAGACTTTTTTTCGGACGCGAGGACCAATAGACACCTAATAGCACGAGCACACCGCCTACTATTTGAGACAAAAGCAATTCCTCTCTTAAAAACAATACAGCAAATAAGGTTGCAAAAACCGGCACTACATTCATAAACGGTGAAGCTTTTGTTGGTCCTAAAAAGTGGACTGACTTCGTCCAGCAAAAGAATGCAATGACCGACGAGAAGATACCTAAGTAAGCAATTGACCATAGATTTTCCCAGAGAAATAACTGCACAGGGCGATAGCTTAGCTCCAGCATCATCAACGGCACTGTAGTAATTACACCTGCAAAGACAATCAAAGTAAAGCCGATCAACCCCGGTAGCTTGTCCGCTGTTTTACGAAGCATAACAGAATAAATGGCCATCAGGACATTACTTAGAATCAATACGATATCGCCATTATTTAACCGAATGTCAGCAAAGGTTCCAAGGTGTCCTTTGCTGACGATCCACAAAACGCCTAGCAACGATAAAAGAATACCAATTACTTGGTTGCTAGTAATTCTCTCATGCAGCATAAAGTAAGCAACGACAGTGATAAAGATTGGCGATAAGGATGAAAGTAAAGATGCATTGACCGTGTTGGTATGCTCCATCCCCCAATACACCAATCCCGTAAATAATGCAATTCCTAAGAAGCCCATCACTACTACTTCTTTCCAAAACCTCAGATAAAATTCCCAATTTTCACGCAATAACTTCCATGTAAAAGGTAACAGTACAAGAAGAGCAAAAGACCAACGTAAAAAACTAAGAGTAAATGGTGGGACGTGATGTAAAATATTTTTGCCAATCAAGAAATTACTTCCCCATAACAAAGTTGCTAACAGGGGAATCAAATAGACGATCCGATTAGCTTTTTTACCTTGAGTACCCAATCTGATCCCCTTCCTTCCATCAAATATGTAGAACTTGTTACAATCAGACTTGTTTCGTTGTTATTGTATCACCTAGAAACACTGTTTTTAGTGTATCTGAATTTTTTAAAAATTACGCGTTTATTCATTGCTTTCATACACAAAAGCGTTTCTGTATTGGGCTATTACAACGTTTATGCAGATATCAAATAAAAATAAACTGAATATAATATACATACTGGTGAATAATTATACCAAAATACCCAAAATAAAAACCCGCGAAACCAGTTACTGTTTCACGAGCTTTCTCTTCTGTTTCACATGTTTTTTTACATGATTCGCATATGACTAAACGGATAGTATAAAAAGATACCTTTACCTACCACCGCTTTTTTTTCAACAAATGGCGTTGGCCATAAATGTGAATCAAAACTACCGTTCCGATTATCTCCCAAAAAAAAGTAGTGGTCTGGCGGTACATGGACAGGAGCGAAATCATAATTCATCGCTTCTTTTAAGTATGGTTCCTCTATCTTTACACCGTTGCGATACAAGAAACCTTGTTTTATCTCGATGGTATCTCCCCCTTTTCCAACCAAGCGTTTAATAAACAAGTCCTTATTTCCCTGAATTGGTGGGGAAAACACAACAATATCACCATATTGAAAGTTTTCTGGATTGGATATTTTCTCAATGAAAAGACGGTCATCCACTTGCAGGGTAGGAACCATAGACGTAGATGGAACATAAACAGCTTGAACCACAAACGTACGGATTGTAAAGCTCAGCACAAGAGCAATAGCTATTATGGGTAGCCACTCTCTAACTATTTTTGGTAACTTCTTCATTATAAAGATCCCTCCTCTTAAGTATACGAGCAACAGGCTGAGTCAATTTCACTCTTTGTCAATTTTTTCTTGCCCGAAATGAACAAATGTTCAGATCATTTTGCTTGTTTCATACTTTCGTATAGTGCTACAATAGTGAAAATACTTTGGATAGGGTGTTGTCGTACGGCTTCATTCCCAATGAAATAACTCTTACGATATCTGAACCATACTGGAGGATAGGCGACATGAGACAAAGAAGCGATATGATCAAAAAAGGCTTTGACCGAGCTCCTCATCGGAGTTTACTACGAGCGGCAGGTGTACGGGACGAGGAT
The nucleotide sequence above comes from Brevibacillus laterosporus LMG 15441. Encoded proteins:
- the lepB gene encoding signal peptidase I — protein: MKKLPKIVREWLPIIAIALVLSFTIRTFVVQAVYVPSTSMVPTLQVDDRLFIEKISNPENFQYGDIVVFSPPIQGNKDLFIKRLVGKGGDTIEIKQGFLYRNGVKIEEPYLKEAMNYDFAPVHVPPDHYFFLGDNRNGSFDSHLWPTPFVEKKAVVGKGIFLYYPFSHMRIM
- a CDS encoding PaaI family thioesterase, yielding MQEEWQQIMMEGTDEEREILRLALQAIKQKRERNSAYLSGFLGLQGAFIDERTYQFEIPITPYMHNSLKIVHGGVTATLIDNTMGSLINKVMAKEEKAAVTSDLQIRYLRPGKGQKLKSVAKLIHRGGLMAVMEGSVYDDQDRLIAHGTGTFVIIDRGRI
- a CDS encoding DMT family transporter, producing the protein MGTQGKKANRIVYLIPLLATLLWGSNFLIGKNILHHVPPFTLSFLRWSFALLVLLPFTWKLLRENWEFYLRFWKEVVVMGFLGIALFTGLVYWGMEHTNTVNASLLSSLSPIFITVVAYFMLHERITSNQVIGILLSLLGVLWIVSKGHLGTFADIRLNNGDIVLILSNVLMAIYSVMLRKTADKLPGLIGFTLIVFAGVITTVPLMMLELSYRPVQLFLWENLWSIAYLGIFSSVIAFFCWTKSVHFLGPTKASPFMNVVPVFATLFAVLFLREELLLSQIVGGVLVLLGVYWSSRPKKSLASISSTNPQVQELKL